The genomic window CTCCTCCCACCGCCAGGGGGCGGTACCACCTCGACTCCTCCCACCGCCAGGGGGCGGTACCACCTCGACTCCTCCACCGCCAGGGGGCGGTACCGCCATCGGCTCCCCCAGGCCGCCAGGGGGCGgtcgcgccccccccgccgccagcagggggcggtggcggccggtcgcggcggggtgggggggagggaggagggaggcggtgacggcggcggcggcggcggcggcgcggcgcggcgcggcccggcccgctggaAGATGGCGGTGCGGAAGAAGGACGGCGGCCCCAACGTCAAGTACTACGAGGCCTCGGACACCGTCAGCCAGTTCGACAACGTCCGCCTCTGGCTCAGCAAGAACTACAAGAAGGtagggccgcccccccccgccgccgccggcccccccggcctgtcacggccccgccgcggcctcccccgcCCGGCCTCCCTCGGGGCtgtcagcggcggcggcgggcgggcagccgaggagggggaccccccccacccccgggggggggtaCATCAGGCCCGGCCTgctcacgccccccccccccccaccccggtgcagTACATCCAGGCCGAGCCCCCCACCAACAAGTCGCTGTCGAGCCTggtggtgcagctgctgcagttccagGAGGAGGTGTTCGGCAAGCACGTCAGCAACGCGCCCCTCACCAAGCTgccggtgagacccccccccccccccaaacccgggggATCGGGCCCCAGAGacatccccccccacccggcGGACCGGGCCCCAGagacccctccccaaaccccaggGACATCTACCTCCTCTGGGGACCAGGCCCCAGagacccctccccaaaccccaggGACATCTCCCCCCTCCGGGGACCAGGCCCCAGagaccccctccccaaaccccaggGACATCTCCCCCCTCCGGGGACCAGGCCCCAAAGACCCCTCCTCAAACCCAGGGACATCTCCCCccctccagggaccaggccccaaagacccctccccaaaccccaggGACATCTCCCCccctccagggaccaggccccaaagacccctccccaaaccccaggGACATCTCCCCccctccagggaccaggccccaaagacccctccccaaaccccaggGACATCTCCCCccctccagggaccaggccccaaagacccctccccaaacccccagAGACCGCCCCCCCCGGGAACCAGGCCCCAGAGACCTCCCCACCAACCACTCCCAGGGATTGAGCCCCAGAGACCTTCCACCACCTGGAGGACCAGGCCCCAAATATCTCCTTCCCGGGGAATGGACCCTAGAgattcccccctcacccccccctccTGAGGGGCTGGACCCCAGAGACACCTCTCCCCCCCAACCCAGGCACCAGGCCCCAGAGACCCCCGAGGACCCGACCCCAGAGACACCAGTcactgcactcccaaaacacgaCAACTGTGCCCCAAAATCCCTCGGCTCTGCGCCCTCCCCCACCCTCCCGTCGAGCTTTGCACCCTGAAGACGGCCAGGGACTGCACCTTGGGGACATGGTTTGCACCCCAAAGAAACCCCGGGGCTGTGGCCtagggacgccgggggggggggggcgtgagcAGGCAGGGGGGGGGTCTGCATCCTGTTGGCCCAGGGCAGCGCCCAAAATGCGCCTGGAGACAGCAGCCCAGTGACCCCTGCGCTGTGCCCTGCTGACAGCCGGCACCCCGGTCTGTGCCGTGTCCCGCCGGCACCCCGGTCTGCGCCCTGTCCTAGGGACGCTGctccaaggtggggggggggagggcagtgcCCCAGTGACCTCCCCCCCCGGGGAAGGCGCCCCGCCCTGACCAAAGGACAACGGCCTGACCATGGACAGCGCCCCCGGACCTGGGGACAGTGCCCCGAGACCACCACGGACAGCGCCCCGAGACCACCACGGACGGCGGCCCAGTGTGCGGGCACAGTGCCCCGATGTGCGGGCATGGCGCCGtgtctccccccccgcccccccaaccccagctAACTGCCctcccgtgcccccccccccaccttgcccTGACTCCTTTGCTCCCGCTGCAGATAAAATGCTTCTTGGATTTCAAGGCGGGAGGAGCCCTGTGCCACATCCTGGCGGCGGCCTATAAGTTCAAGAGCGACCAAGGATGGTGAGCCGCCCGCCTTTCGCCCCCCCGCGCGGGGAGGGTGGCCGCGGACCAGGAGGATGGGGGGCcgcaggggtggggtgggagggcgTCACGTCCTGCTCCGTCCTGGGCctgggggagcgggagcgggtCGGAGCCCTTTGTCCCCCTCGAGGGACCACGTTGGGGGTGCGCTCGGGCCCATTGAACGTGCCCACTTCCCTGGCAAGCGGGTGGCGGGGCAGAGTcccccctgcctcagccagggccccgcggcggggctcgggtgctcccctccctgtcccccaggCAGGCTTTGAACAGCTGATGAGGAGACCTGAGCTGTGGCTTTCATGAGAGTCGCTCTTTTCTTCCAATAAGGCGGCGTTTCGATTTCCAGAATCCTTCGCGGATGGACCGCAATGTGGAGATGTTCATGACCATCGAGAAATCTCTGGTGCAGGTAACGGGCGCCTCCCCCGGCCCTCcgctgcccctggccccgctccctcgcccctgctcactgctctgctctcttcctcccccagaaCAACTGCCTGGCCCGACCCAACATCTTCCTGCACCAGGAGATCGAGCCCAAGCTCCTGAGCAAACTGAAAGACATAGTCAAGAGACACCAGGTAGGTGGCAGTGCTTGGAGGGGGGGGTGGGCCTCATCCTGGTGCTCAGCCTCATGGCCTGACCACCTCCTCTGCTCCCCTCGCAGGGCACGGTGACTGAGGACAAGAACAACGCGTCCCACGTTGTCTGCCCCGTCCCTAGCAACctggaggaaggtgggtgccTGGTGCCAGCCTCTGCAAGGAGAGTGGCTCGGGCTGAGCGTCCGCTCTCGGAGAAATGCTGTGGGGTTTTGGGGTTGGGGGGACAGGGCTGAGCGAGGCGTCTCAGGGCCGTTCTTCCAGCAGAGCAGGGACACGGCAGTGCAAGCTGCGGCCTGGGGTTGGTGCTCGATGCCCCAGTCTGCCAGCATCTGGCACTGAGTTAGCTCCCTCCCTCTGTGTCTTCCAGAAGAGTGGGTCCGGCCGGTCATGAAGAGGGACAAGCAGGTCCTCCTGCACTGGGGCTATTACCCGGACAGGTGAGCAGGGCCGGGGCACCCCGCTGCTTGCGCCCAGCCCCGCTCTCCTGGAGGGGCTCCAGGATGTGGCTGACACCATGCACTGGCCTCCGGTGAGCGAGGCGTCCCTCAGGGCACCACTCTCAcccctgcccctctgctccccagctacGACACCTGGATCCCCGCCAGTGAGATCGAAGCCTCGGTGGAGGATGCGCCGACGCCGGAGAAGCCCCGGAAGGTAATGGGGCCGCTGGGCTCAGACGGAGGCTGGGCTTGGCCCTCTGCCTCGCCCGCGCAGAGCCGGGTCTCCCTGACTTGCCAGCCCTCCTCTCCGGCAGGTCCATGCCAAATGGATCCTAGACACGGACACCTTTAACGAGTGGATGAACGAGGAGGACTACGAGGTGACAGATGAGAAGAGCCCCGTCTCCCGCAGGAAGAAGATCTCCGCCAAGACCCTAACTGACGAGGTCAGAGCCCCAGAGAGAGCTGTGGAGTGGGGGGGGCCTGCAAACGCGTGGGACCTGGCCTGGTGCTGGGAGGATGGCGGGGGTCCAGGGCGGGAGCAGGAGCTGTCCCATCCCTCTAAAAGGAGAGGACGGCCACTCCTGTACCCCTCAGTCCCACCAACAGCATTGCAGTTTGCCACCCAGCACGGCAGTGGTGCCCCCCAGCATGCCCCAGAGGGCAGTGACCCCccgcctcctctcccctctccaggTGAATAGCCCCGACTCGGACCGGCGGGACAAGAAAGGGGGCAACTACAAGAAAAGGAAGCGCTCACCCtctccctcgcccaccccggaggCGAAGAAGAAGAACGCAAAGAAAGGGTGAGGGGCTCTGGGGCTCCAGCTGACAGCTGGGATTGGCCCTGAGTCGTGCCAAGAGGGCTGGGGTCTTGGCATGACGGGAAGAGGGAAGCTGCCGGGCACCCCCTGCCCATGGCTGCAGCCGTGATGAGGGCGCATGGGGTCTCGCCTTGGCAGCCCCTCCACCCCCTACAACAAATCCAAGCGCGGGCACcgtgaggaggagcaggaggatctGACGAAGGACATGGACGAGCCCTCGCCAGTCCCCAACGTGGAGGAGGTTACTCTGCCCAAAACAGGTTAGGGCCATGGCCATGGCCTCGCCACAGGGCCTGGCACTCCTGGCTGGGAGAGGCCAGGCCTGGCAGAGCAGGGGGCATCTCGCCCTCCTCCTCGCCCGTGcctgggctgggggaggcaggatCGCCCTTCTCCATGCACTCAGCACCTCTTTCCTTTCCGATGCAGTGAACACCAAGAAGGACTCGGAGTCTGCACCTGTCAAGGGGGGCACCATGACAGACCTGGGTAAGTCCAACCCTGTGTGCtgattatggggggggggggcgggggggggggggttgcgcaTTTAGGGGCTAAGTGCTGCACAGGCGTCCTCGGCCGGGGTCTGGCAGTGCTGATACCGCCCTGCtgcctggggctgcagctgggcaccGCCTGAGCACTGCTGCGGCATGTGGGGGTGGGGTTTGCTGGGCTCCCCCGATCCTCagcatctctctctcatctcttccaGATGAGCAGGAGGATGAGAGCATGGAGACGGCCGGCAAGGTGAGGCTGGTGTTGCAGGCCTGGGCCAAGATATCCTTGTTGCACTGCCTACCAGCTGAGGGgagaagcctctcttctcccGTAATGTCAACCATTTTGTGTGGCTACAGCCACTTTTCCCTATGTTGCTCCAAGGAAGCTCTTCCCCACCCCAGAATCTCTTCCCCACCCTCACCAACTCCAGGGCCAGAGCACTGactctgtcctttccttttgCAAGGATGTCAGAGCAGAAGGCTTTTCTCATCCAGCTCCCTGTGCGGAGGAGCGCAGAGCTCAGGGTGGCCGGAAGGGCCGAGTGGCCCATGACTGGTGCCTGAGCCCCCTTGCTCACGTGGAGCCAGTCTCTTCCAGGATGAGGAGGAGAACAGCACTGGAAGCAAGGGGGAGCAGGCCAAGAACCCAGACCTGCACGAAGACAACGTGACGGAGCAGACCCATCACATCATCATCCCCAGCTACGCTGCCTGGTTTGACTACAACAGGTACAGAGCCAAGGCCTGGAGGAGGCTGCTGGTGCCGGAGCCCTGGGGCCGGCGCGCAGCCGCAGGGGCCGGCgtgctgggactgtgcagcccGGCACCTCTTCACCTGCCCTCTGCGCTTTGCCTTGCAGCGTCCATGCCATCGAACGCCGAGCCCTGCCCGAATTCTTCAATGGCAAGAATAAATCCAAGACCCCTGAAATGTgaggctgcacccccccccccccaagtccagCCTgttgcccccatgtcccccctgcCAAGGCTGTGATTTGCCAAGCAAGTGGGTGCTCTGAcgggcttctctctctctctcccgcaGATACTTGGCTTATCGCAACTTCATGATTGACACGTATCGGCTCAACCCCCAGGAATACCTGACCTCGACGGCCTGCCGCAGAAACCTGGCCGGGGACGTCTGTGCCATCATGCGGTGGGTCCAGCTCCAGCTACTGGGCCAGCCCACGCCGGGGCTGGTGGCACCCTGGCCAAGGGGTCCCTGAGGTGGGGACTGGCTCGATCTGACGGGCTGCTCTACGCAGGGTTCATGCCTTCCTGGAGCAGTGGGGACTCATCAACTACCAGGTGGACGCAGAGAGTCGGCCCACCCCCATGGGCCCCCCGCCGACATCCCACTTCCACGTCCTGGCCGATACACCCTCGGGGCTGGTGCCGCTGCAGCCCAAGACACCCCAGGTAGGTGTGTGCAGGCGGGCATCTTTCCCAGCCAGCCAGAGAGCATCGTGGCGACCACAGCATGACGTGTCTCCCCATGGGCTTCTGGCCAGTCACCACGGGGCTGGGTGTCGGGGGGGGCTGAGCACAGCTTTGTCTGTGCCTCAGGGTCGTCAGAGCGATGGCGACACCAAGACCGGGCGCAAGAGCAAAGAGATAGAAGATCTCGTCGCTGAGACGGTGAAAGGGAAGCCTGAGCTGGTAGGCGGGATCCTTGGGGCCTGTCCCACCCGCCGCCGGCCGAGGAaggccccttccctcctgtccctCGCACCCTGCATGTCACCCTGACCTGGGGGTGCAGGGGCGCAGGCGCGACGAAGACGGGACGCGGCTCGGGGCAtctcttggtggggggggggggggcggagggtgGGGGGAGCTGGCGTGCTGGCCGTCCAGAGGGCAGCGAGGAGTGTGCGGCAGAGCAGGGGCCATGCCCCCGGTGGCCACTGCCCTGCTGCGCTCCCAGCTTCGCCTTTGCCTCCCTCGGCAGCAGACCTCGGCCTCGCAGCAGATGCTGAACTTCCCCGACAAGGGCAAGGAGAAGCCGGCCGACATGCAGAACTTTGGCCTCCGCACCGACATGTACACCAAGAAGAACGTCCCCTCCAAGGTGGGTCCCCATCCCATCGTgtcccgtcctgtcctgtcccatcctgtgcTCACCCACTCTCCCCTTCACAGAGCAAGGCTGCGGCCAGCGCCACGCGCGAGTGGACGGAGCAGgagacgctgctgctgctggaggtgagcCGGGGACAGCgctgggcgctgcggggggcTGCCGCCGCTGGGCGCCTGCTCACTGCCAAGCCCTGCAGGCCCTGGAGATGTACAAGGACGACTGGAACAAGGTGTCGGAGCACGTGGGCAGCCGCACGCAGGACGAGTGCATCCTGCACTTCCTGCGCCTGCCCATCGAGGATCCCTACCTGGAGGACTCGGAGGCCTCGCTCGGTCCGCTGGCATACCAGCCCATCCCCTTCAGCCAGTCGGGCAATCCGGTCATGAGCACCGTCGCCTTCCTGGCCTCCGTTGTGGACCCCCGCGTGGCCTCCGCCGCTGCCAAGTCAGCGCTGGGTAATGTTGGCTGCTGAGGGCGCGAGGCAGGAGGGGGCCGTGCCGGGCGCTTGGCCTCGCTCACGGCACCGGCATCGCTCCGCTTGGGCAGAGGAGTTCTCCAAGATGAAGGAGGAGGTGCCCACGGCCCTGGTGGAGGCGCACGTGCGGAAGGTGGAGGAGGCGGCAAAGGTGACAGGTAAAGCCGACCCTGCCTTCGGCCTGGAAAGCAGCGGCATCGCCGGCA from Struthio camelus isolate bStrCam1 chromosome 28, bStrCam1.hap1, whole genome shotgun sequence includes these protein-coding regions:
- the SMARCC2 gene encoding SWI/SNF complex subunit SMARCC2 isoform X5, with translation MNPSRMDRNVEMFMTIEKSLVQNNCLARPNIFLHQEIEPKLLSKLKDIVKRHQGTVTEDKNNASHVVCPVPSNLEEEEWVRPVMKRDKQVLLHWGYYPDSYDTWIPASEIEASVEDAPTPEKPRKVHAKWILDTDTFNEWMNEEDYEVTDEKSPVSRRKKISAKTLTDEVNSPDSDRRDKKGGNYKKRKRSPSPSPTPEAKKKNAKKGPSTPYNKSKRGHREEEQEDLTKDMDEPSPVPNVEEVTLPKTVNTKKDSESAPVKGGTMTDLDEQEDESMETAGKDEEENSTGSKGEQAKNPDLHEDNVTEQTHHIIIPSYAAWFDYNSVHAIERRALPEFFNGKNKSKTPEIYLAYRNFMIDTYRLNPQEYLTSTACRRNLAGDVCAIMRVHAFLEQWGLINYQVDAESRPTPMGPPPTSHFHVLADTPSGLVPLQPKTPQGRQSDGDTKTGRKSKEIEDLVAETVKGKPELQTSASQQMLNFPDKGKEKPADMQNFGLRTDMYTKKNVPSKSKAAASATREWTEQETLLLLEALEMYKDDWNKVSEHVGSRTQDECILHFLRLPIEDPYLEDSEASLGPLAYQPIPFSQSGNPVMSTVAFLASVVDPRVASAAAKSALEEFSKMKEEVPTALVEAHVRKVEEAAKVTGKADPAFGLESSGIAGTASDEPERIEESGVDESRADAQPTEEKKEPKEPREGGAEEEVKEKLSDIPKKEEEKGKEAESEKESEKSDGDGLGDLEKDKEAKEGQEEAPKDLVEPEAERKTKVERDIGEGNLSTAAAAALAAAAVKAKHLAAVEERKIKSLVALLVETQMKKLEIKLRHFEELETIMDREREALEYQRQQLLADRQAFHMEQLKYAEMRARQQHFQHMQQQQQQQAPALVPGAQPLPPAGAPLAPAAHSLSVAPGPAMVAPAEQMGQGLPGAPPLPPTPMQQPPLPPPPGAPQPGPAPPGPTAAIPHAQVPFAGQQPPSQSLAGSLAGSTHPAVPGNAPAALPTALPPSAVPFSMANPLAASVGATFPANPPAHPLHGALACSMPPGGGLPPPAPLPGPPLPGPGSAAAQSPAIVAAVQGNLLPPPGLGADQGPPLQTDPIAPSPSTATPVPPTQ
- the SMARCC2 gene encoding SWI/SNF complex subunit SMARCC2 isoform X3, which translates into the protein MAVRKKDGGPNVKYYEASDTVSQFDNVRLWLSKNYKKYIQAEPPTNKSLSSLVVQLLQFQEEVFGKHVSNAPLTKLPIKCFLDFKAGGALCHILAAAYKFKSDQGWRRFDFQNPSRMDRNVEMFMTIEKSLVQNNCLARPNIFLHQEIEPKLLSKLKDIVKRHQGTVTEDKNNASHVVCPVPSNLEEEEWVRPVMKRDKQVLLHWGYYPDSYDTWIPASEIEASVEDAPTPEKPRKVHAKWILDTDTFNEWMNEEDYEVTDEKSPVSRRKKISAKTLTDEVNSPDSDRRDKKGGNYKKRKRSPSPSPTPEAKKKNAKKGPSTPYNKSKRGHREEEQEDLTKDMDEPSPVPNVEEVTLPKTVNTKKDSESAPVKGGTMTDLDEQEDESMETAGKDEEENSTGSKGEQAKNPDLHEDNVTEQTHHIIIPSYAAWFDYNSVHAIERRALPEFFNGKNKSKTPEIYLAYRNFMIDTYRLNPQEYLTSTACRRNLAGDVCAIMRVHAFLEQWGLINYQVDAESRPTPMGPPPTSHFHVLADTPSGLVPLQPKTPQTSASQQMLNFPDKGKEKPADMQNFGLRTDMYTKKNVPSKSKAAASATREWTEQETLLLLEALEMYKDDWNKVSEHVGSRTQDECILHFLRLPIEDPYLEDSEASLGPLAYQPIPFSQSGNPVMSTVAFLASVVDPRVASAAAKSALEEFSKMKEEVPTALVEAHVRKVEEAAKVTGKADPAFGLESSGIAGTASDEPERIEESGVDESRADAQPTEEKKEPKEPREGGAEEEVKEKLSDIPKKEEEKGKEAESEKESEKSDGDGLGDLEKDKEAKEGQEEAPKDLVEPEAERKTKVERDIGEGNLSTAAAAALAAAAVKAKHLAAVEERKIKSLVALLVETQMKKLEIKLRHFEELETIMDREREALEYQRQQLLADRQAFHMEQLKYAEMRARQQHFQHMQQQQQQQAPALVPGAQPLPPAGAPLAPAAHSLSVAPGPAMVAPAEQMGQGLPGAPPLPPTPMQQPPLPPPPGAPQPGPAPPGPTAAIPHAQVPFAGQQPPSQSLAGSLAGSTHPAVPGNAPAALPTALPPSAVPFSMANPLAASVGATFPANPPAHPLHGALACSMPPGGGLPPPAPLPGPPLPGPGSAAAQSPAIVAAVQGNLLPPPGLGADQGPPLQTDPIAPSPSTATPVPPTQ
- the SMARCC2 gene encoding SWI/SNF complex subunit SMARCC2 isoform X1, whose protein sequence is MAVRKKDGGPNVKYYEASDTVSQFDNVRLWLSKNYKKYIQAEPPTNKSLSSLVVQLLQFQEEVFGKHVSNAPLTKLPIKCFLDFKAGGALCHILAAAYKFKSDQGWRRFDFQNPSRMDRNVEMFMTIEKSLVQNNCLARPNIFLHQEIEPKLLSKLKDIVKRHQGTVTEDKNNASHVVCPVPSNLEEEEWVRPVMKRDKQVLLHWGYYPDSYDTWIPASEIEASVEDAPTPEKPRKVHAKWILDTDTFNEWMNEEDYEVTDEKSPVSRRKKISAKTLTDEVNSPDSDRRDKKGGNYKKRKRSPSPSPTPEAKKKNAKKGPSTPYNKSKRGHREEEQEDLTKDMDEPSPVPNVEEVTLPKTVNTKKDSESAPVKGGTMTDLDEQEDESMETAGKDEEENSTGSKGEQAKNPDLHEDNVTEQTHHIIIPSYAAWFDYNSVHAIERRALPEFFNGKNKSKTPEIYLAYRNFMIDTYRLNPQEYLTSTACRRNLAGDVCAIMRVHAFLEQWGLINYQVDAESRPTPMGPPPTSHFHVLADTPSGLVPLQPKTPQGRQSDGDTKTGRKSKEIEDLVAETVKGKPELTSASQQMLNFPDKGKEKPADMQNFGLRTDMYTKKNVPSKSKAAASATREWTEQETLLLLEALEMYKDDWNKVSEHVGSRTQDECILHFLRLPIEDPYLEDSEASLGPLAYQPIPFSQSGNPVMSTVAFLASVVDPRVASAAAKSALEEFSKMKEEVPTALVEAHVRKVEEAAKVTGKADPAFGLESSGIAGTASDEPERIEESGVDESRADAQPTEEKKEPKEPREGGAEEEVKEKLSDIPKKEEEKGKEAESEKESEKSDGDGLGDLEKDKEAKEGQEEAPKDLVEPEAERKTKVERDIGEGNLSTAAAAALAAAAVKAKHLAAVEERKIKSLVALLVETQMKKLEIKLRHFEELETIMDREREALEYQRQQLLADRQAFHMEQLKYAEMRARQQHFQHMQQQQQQQAPALVPGAQPLPPAGAPLAPAAHSLSVAPGPAMVAPAEQMGQGLPGAPPLPPTPMQQPPLPPPPGAPQPGPAPPGPTAAIPHAQVPFAGQQPPSQSLAGSLAGSTHPAVPGNAPAALPTALPPSAVPFSMANPLAASVGATFPANPPAHPLHGALACSMPPGGGLPPPAPLPGPPLPGPGSAAAQSPAIVAAVQGNLLPPPGLGADQGPPLQTDPIAPSPSTATPVPPTQ
- the SMARCC2 gene encoding SWI/SNF complex subunit SMARCC2 isoform X4, encoding MAVRKKDGGPNVKYYEASDTVSQFDNVRLWLSKNYKKYIQAEPPTNKSLSSLVVQLLQFQEEVFGKHVSNAPLTKLPIKCFLDFKAGGALCHILAAAYKFKSDQGWRRFDFQNPSRMDRNVEMFMTIEKSLVQNNCLARPNIFLHQEIEPKLLSKLKDIVKRHQGTVTEDKNNASHVVCPVPSNLEEEEWVRPVMKRDKQVLLHWGYYPDSYDTWIPASEIEASVEDAPTPEKPRKVHAKWILDTDTFNEWMNEEDYEVTDEKSPVSRRKKISAKTLTDEVNSPDSDRRDKKGGNYKKRKRSPSPSPTPEAKKKNAKKGPSTPYNKSKRGHREEEQEDLTKDMDEPSPVPNVEEVTLPKTVNTKKDSESAPVKGGTMTDLDEQEDESMETAGKDEEENSTGSKGEQAKNPDLHEDNVTEQTHHIIIPSYAAWFDYNSVHAIERRALPEFFNGKNKSKTPEIYLAYRNFMIDTYRLNPQEYLTSTACRRNLAGDVCAIMRVHAFLEQWGLINYQVDAESRPTPMGPPPTSHFHVLADTPSGLVPLQPKTPQGRQSDGDTKTGRKSKEIEDLVAETVKGKPELQTSASQQMLNFPDKGKEKPADMQNFGLRTDMYTKKNVPSKSKAAASATREWTEQETLLLLEALEMYKDDWNKVSEHVGSRTQDECILHFLRLPIEDPYLEDSEASLGPLAYQPIPFSQSGNPVMSTVAFLASVVDPRVASAAAKSALEEFSKMKEEVPTALVEAHVRKVEEAAKVTGKADPAFGLESSGIAGTASDEPERIEESGVDESRADAQPTEEKKEPKEPREGGAEEEVKEKLSDIPKKEEEKGKEAESEKESEKSDGDGLGDLEKDKEAKEGQEEAPKDLVEPEAERKTKVERDIGEGNLSTAAAAALAAAAVKAKHLAAVEERKIKSLVALLVETQMKKLEIKLRHFEELETIMDREREALEYQRQQLLADRQAFHMEQLKYAEMRARQQHFQHMQQQQQQQAPALVPGAQPLPPAGAPLAPAAHSLSVAPGPAMVAPAEQMGQGLPGAPPLPPTPMQQPPLPPPPGAPQPGPAPPGPTAAIPHAQVPFAGQQPPSQSLAGSLAGSTHPAVPDQGPPLQTDPIAPSPSTATPVPPTQ
- the SMARCC2 gene encoding SWI/SNF complex subunit SMARCC2 isoform X2, with the protein product MAVRKKDGGPNVKYYEASDTVSQFDNVRLWLSKNYKKYIQAEPPTNKSLSSLVVQLLQFQEEVFGKHVSNAPLTKLPIKCFLDFKAGGALCHILAAAYKFKSDQGWRRFDFQNPSRMDRNVEMFMTIEKSLVQNNCLARPNIFLHQEIEPKLLSKLKDIVKRHQGTVTEDKNNASHVVCPVPSNLEEEEWVRPVMKRDKQVLLHWGYYPDSYDTWIPASEIEASVEDAPTPEKPRKVHAKWILDTDTFNEWMNEEDYEVTDEKSPVSRRKKISAKTLTDEVNSPDSDRRDKKGGNYKKRKRSPSPSPTPEAKKKNAKKGPSTPYNKSKRGHREEEQEDLTKDMDEPSPVPNVEEVTLPKTVNTKKDSESAPVKGGTMTDLDEQEDESMETAGKDEEENSTGSKGEQAKNPDLHEDNVTEQTHHIIIPSYAAWFDYNSVHAIERRALPEFFNGKNKSKTPEIYLAYRNFMIDTYRLNPQEYLTSTACRRNLAGDVCAIMRVHAFLEQWGLINYQVDAESRPTPMGPPPTSHFHVLADTPSGLVPLQPKTPQQTSASQQMLNFPDKGKEKPADMQNFGLRTDMYTKKNVPSKSKAAASATREWTEQETLLLLEALEMYKDDWNKVSEHVGSRTQDECILHFLRLPIEDPYLEDSEASLGPLAYQPIPFSQSGNPVMSTVAFLASVVDPRVASAAAKSALEEFSKMKEEVPTALVEAHVRKVEEAAKVTGKADPAFGLESSGIAGTASDEPERIEESGVDESRADAQPTEEKKEPKEPREGGAEEEVKEKLSDIPKKEEEKGKEAESEKESEKSDGDGLGDLEKDKEAKEGQEEAPKDLVEPEAERKTKVERDIGEGNLSTAAAAALAAAAVKAKHLAAVEERKIKSLVALLVETQMKKLEIKLRHFEELETIMDREREALEYQRQQLLADRQAFHMEQLKYAEMRARQQHFQHMQQQQQQQAPALVPGAQPLPPAGAPLAPAAHSLSVAPGPAMVAPAEQMGQGLPGAPPLPPTPMQQPPLPPPPGAPQPGPAPPGPTAAIPHAQVPFAGQQPPSQSLAGSLAGSTHPAVPGNAPAALPTALPPSAVPFSMANPLAASVGATFPANPPAHPLHGALACSMPPGGGLPPPAPLPGPPLPGPGSAAAQSPAIVAAVQGNLLPPPGLGADQGPPLQTDPIAPSPSTATPVPPTQ